One segment of Solanum stenotomum isolate F172 chromosome 1, ASM1918654v1, whole genome shotgun sequence DNA contains the following:
- the LOC125849782 gene encoding inactive beta-amylase 9: protein MEVSVMGSSQVNLGRNDLVCKEVGNCSFTKSFNSNISSSSSSLKSSKLCIKLRSKSLNKFSLKASSCSQPEPLISKNNRETKTTDGGVKLFVGLPLDTVSSTNTINHARAIAVGLKALKLLGVDGIELPVWWGVVEKETRGKYDWTGYLALAEIIQKLGLKLHVSLCFHASKEAKIQLPEWVSQIGESDPSIFFKDQSGQHYKDSLSFAATDVPVLDGKTPVQVYKEFCESFKTAFSPFMGSTITGISVGLGPEGELRYPSHHNPSKMNNHQGAGEFQCYDKYMMSSLKQYAESNGNPLWGLGGPHDAPGYDQPPMTSTFFKENEGSWETTYGNFFLSWYSEQLISHGSRLLSLASETFHDVPISICGKVPLVHSWYKTRSHPSELTAGFYNTANRDGYVEVVEMFAKHSCQIILPGMDLSDNLQPNKSLSSPELLVAQITSCCRKHGVEILGQNSMVANAPNGFEQIKKKLSSEKEMSLFTYQRMGADFFSPEHFPAFTQFVRSLNQPELDSDDQPTKQEERVASNHLQMQAA from the exons ATGGAGGTTTCAGTGATGGGAAGTTCTCAGGTGAATTTGGGTAGGAATGATTTGGTATGTAAAGAAGTTGGAAATTGTAGTTTTACAAAGAGTTTCAATTCAAACAtatcctcctcttcttcttctttgaaaaGTTCAAAATTGTGTATAAAATTGCGTTCCAAGTCTTTGAATAAGTTTAGTTTGAAAGCATCTTCTTGTTCACAACCTGAACCACTCATATCGAAGAATAACAGAGAAACTAAGACG ACTGATGGTGGTGTGAAACTATTTGTTGGGTTGCCACTTGATACTGTTTCAAGTACTAATACAATAAACCATGCTAGAGCAATTGCAGTTGGATTAAAAGCATTGAAGTTACTAGGTGTAGATGGCATAGAACTCCCAGTCTGGTGGGGAGTTGTTGAGAAGGAAACCAGGGGAAAGTATGACTGGACAGGCTACCTTGCACTTGCTGAAATCATCCAAAAGTTGGGACTTAAGCTTCATGTGTCACTTTGCTTCCATGCATCAAAGGAAGCCAAAATTCAACTCCCAGAATGGGTTTCTCAGATTGGTGAATCTGATCCTAGTATCTTCTTTAAGGACCAATCAGGACAACACTATAAAGATTCTCTTTCGTTTGCTGCTACCGATGTTCCTGTCCTTGATGGAAAGACTCCGGTTCAAGTCTACAAAGAGTTCTGTGAGAGCTTCAAGACTGCATTTTCACCGTTCATGGGCTCCACAATCACG GGCATTTCTGTTGGTCTAGGACCAGAAGGCGAGCTTCGCTATCCTTCTCATCACAATCCATCCAAAATGAACAATCATCAAGGAGCTGGTGAGTTTCAGTGTTATGATAAATACATGATGAGTTCTCTCAAACAGTATGCCGAAAGCAACGGTAATCCTCTGTGGGGATTGGGTGGTCCGCACGATGCCCCTGGTTATGATCAACCACCCATGACAAGTACCTTCTTCAAGGAGAATGAAGGATCTTGGGAGACAACTTATGGTAACTTTTTCCTTTCTTGGTACTCGGAGCAGCTCATTTCACATGGAAGCCGACTTCTTTCGCTTGCTTCTGAAACATTCCATGACGTTCCAATCTCCATTTGTGGCAAAGTTCCCCTTGTGCATTCTTGGTATAAAACCCGATCCCATCCTAGCGAGCTAACAGCCGGTTTCTATAACACAGCCAACAGAGATGGTTATGTAGAAGTGGTTGAGATGTTTGCAAAGCATTCGTGCCAAATTATCTTGCCTGGGATGGATCTCTCGGACAATCTCCAGCCAAACAAATCTCTCTCGAGCCCAGAGTTGTTGGTTGCTCAAATTACATCATGTTGCAGAAAGCACGGAGTGGAAATCTTGGGGCAAAACTCAATGGTTGCAAATGCACCAAATGGTTTCGAACAGATAAAGAAGAAGTTGTCAAGTGAAAAGGAAATGAGCTTGTTCACATATCAAAGAATGGGTGCTGACTTCTTTTCTCCTGAACATTTCCCTGCATTCACTCAATTCGTTCGGAGCCTTAATCAACCAGAACTGGATTCGGATGATCAACCAACAAAACAAGAAGAACGTGTTGCCAGTAATCATCTCCAGATGCAAGCAGCTTAG